The following are encoded in a window of Clostridium thermarum genomic DNA:
- a CDS encoding DUF5680 domain-containing protein has product MNCTELALKEFLVRAKRNTYAGDGVLSVSSRPNSKDLHYSEGDLIYIDSYFGSADFIGEEVVFENQKLIWGMNYYGKMLVDEVAPGFSKCLKSALKAVPVEKPFRGPALFEQGRFVYKCSWQGDISEFNGHEAIYFDGIEIYRLSFHGGYIK; this is encoded by the coding sequence ATGAACTGTACAGAACTGGCTTTAAAAGAATTTTTGGTCAGAGCAAAAAGGAATACATATGCTGGAGATGGGGTTCTTTCTGTATCTTCAAGGCCGAACTCAAAGGATTTACACTATAGTGAAGGGGATTTAATATACATAGACTCTTACTTCGGGAGTGCTGATTTTATTGGCGAAGAAGTGGTATTTGAAAATCAAAAGCTCATATGGGGTATGAATTACTATGGGAAGATGCTCGTTGATGAAGTTGCGCCAGGATTCAGCAAATGCTTGAAAAGTGCATTAAAGGCAGTTCCTGTTGAAAAACCATTCAGAGGACCTGCTTTATTTGAACAGGGTAGGTTTGTTTATAAATGTTCATGGCAGGGAGATATATCTGAGTTTAACGGGCATGAGGCAATATACTTTGATGGTATTGAAATATATAGATTGTCTTTTCATGGCGGATATATAAAATAA
- the dapB gene encoding 4-hydroxy-tetrahydrodipicolinate reductase yields MIKVCVIGLGRTGQYVAKGILEQKNMELVAAICSPGSEKLGKELGTIIGDEKAKIKIRSSNDLEEIILKTRPDAVVDFSNSKATMKNAKTLSMAKVNMVIGTTGFSDNELKELSSLPYKFHNGIVYAPNITLGINTVMLLSNIAANILNNYDFQITEIHHKHKKDAPSGTAVKLAREMERGLKSSGVYNKRIPINAIRAGGVVGRHEVQIFGEDDKIEISHESFSRKIFAQGAVQAINYIHKKTGYFEMKEVLDLKRVLYDCINSGTEELCL; encoded by the coding sequence ATGATTAAAGTCTGTGTCATTGGATTGGGCAGGACCGGTCAGTATGTAGCTAAAGGAATATTAGAACAAAAAAATATGGAGTTAGTTGCTGCTATTTGCAGTCCAGGCAGTGAAAAACTGGGCAAAGAGCTTGGAACTATAATCGGTGATGAAAAGGCAAAAATAAAAATAAGATCTTCTAATGACTTGGAAGAGATTATACTCAAGACTAGGCCTGATGCAGTAGTAGACTTTTCCAATTCAAAGGCTACCATGAAGAACGCAAAGACCTTATCAATGGCAAAGGTGAACATGGTAATAGGGACTACAGGTTTCAGCGATAATGAGCTTAAGGAATTATCAAGTCTACCCTATAAGTTCCATAATGGAATTGTTTATGCACCCAATATTACCTTAGGAATAAATACAGTAATGCTCTTAAGTAATATTGCTGCAAATATATTGAACAATTATGATTTTCAAATAACAGAAATACACCATAAACATAAGAAAGATGCGCCATCCGGAACAGCTGTAAAATTGGCAAGGGAGATGGAAAGAGGTTTAAAATCATCCGGTGTATACAATAAGAGGATACCTATTAATGCAATCCGAGCCGGTGGTGTTGTGGGTAGACATGAAGTTCAGATTTTCGGTGAGGATGACAAGATAGAGATAAGTCATGAATCCTTTTCAAGAAAGATCTTTGCACAGGGAGCTGTGCAGGCAATAAATTATATACACAAAAAGACCGGGTATTTTGAAATGAAGGAAGTATTAGATTTAAAGAGGGTTTTATATGACTGCATTAATTCCGGCACAGAGGAGCTGTGCCTATAG
- a CDS encoding stage III sporulation protein AH, translating into MFIENNPEDKVYRDLIDLAFDICDEFILVVRRDIDISDNINNVLEKLKPFLKEVKEQFEWPGTITLCEQPALVYYYSTDNNAKEILKQTSNSLHEWLQPNLPEDLCFIKNSKPWLINTSHERLSYILTEDKEDINRIIKIKGLKIKL; encoded by the coding sequence ATGTTTATAGAGAATAACCCTGAGGATAAGGTTTATAGAGATTTAATTGATTTGGCTTTTGATATCTGTGATGAATTCATTTTAGTGGTAAGACGTGATATAGATATATCAGACAATATTAATAATGTTCTCGAAAAATTAAAGCCATTTTTAAAAGAAGTAAAAGAACAGTTTGAATGGCCAGGAACAATAACTTTATGTGAACAACCAGCATTAGTGTACTATTATAGTACTGATAACAACGCTAAAGAAATATTAAAGCAAACATCGAATTCCTTGCATGAGTGGCTTCAACCGAACCTGCCAGAGGATTTATGTTTTATAAAAAATTCTAAGCCGTGGTTAATAAATACTTCACATGAAAGATTAAGTTATATTTTAACAGAAGACAAAGAAGACATTAACCGAATTATAAAAATCAAAGGCTTGAAAATAAAATTATAG
- a CDS encoding MerR family transcriptional regulator codes for MLIKDVCRECKLTKKAVEYYEREGLISPRIEDNGYRNYSDEDISVLKEIGVLRKLGISISEIKDILASTNKAAALAKCKYKMDLEVEKSMAKKKCLEQLIKDYDIKQAITYIEKDIEKQFTIKEKLLQAFPGGYGMYLCVHFGQFLNGRIDNEEKERAYNKIVDYLDKIQEIEFPKELEEFLQQGLGQMEEADMQRINSSIIDSVNNIDMYLEENKEDIEKYLEYRNSDEYKKSPVSKIQQLLLKFQQESGYYDIFIENLKILSDSYREYFEKLQAANKAFIDKYPQFDNIYKV; via the coding sequence ATGTTAATTAAAGATGTATGTAGAGAATGTAAATTGACAAAGAAAGCAGTTGAATATTATGAACGGGAGGGACTTATATCTCCAAGGATAGAGGATAACGGTTATCGGAATTACAGTGATGAAGATATTTCAGTATTAAAAGAAATTGGAGTTTTAAGGAAATTAGGCATCAGTATTTCTGAAATCAAAGATATTCTTGCAAGTACAAATAAAGCCGCTGCTCTGGCGAAGTGTAAATACAAGATGGATTTAGAAGTTGAAAAATCAATGGCTAAGAAAAAATGTCTGGAACAGTTAATAAAAGACTATGATATTAAGCAGGCAATTACCTATATTGAAAAAGACATTGAGAAGCAATTTACAATCAAAGAGAAACTGCTGCAAGCATTTCCAGGAGGTTATGGAATGTATCTATGCGTACATTTTGGACAGTTTCTTAATGGGAGAATTGATAATGAGGAAAAAGAAAGGGCATATAATAAAATCGTTGATTATTTGGATAAAATTCAAGAAATAGAATTCCCTAAAGAACTGGAAGAATTTTTGCAGCAGGGTCTTGGACAGATGGAAGAAGCAGATATGCAGAGAATTAATTCATCCATAATAGATTCAGTAAACAATATAGATATGTATTTAGAAGAAAATAAAGAAGACATTGAAAAATATTTGGAATACAGAAACTCAGATGAATATAAAAAATCACCAGTCTCTAAAATACAGCAATTATTACTGAAATTTCAGCAAGAGAGCGGATATTACGATATATTTATTGAAAATTTAAAAATATTGAGCGACTCATATAGGGAGTATTTTGAAAAACTCCAGGCTGCAAATAAAGCATTTATAGATAAATATCCACAATTTGATAATATTTATAAGGTGTAG
- a CDS encoding ImmA/IrrE family metallo-endopeptidase, whose protein sequence is MSELITSKNLEQVIEKNKLIKDDILRLTNDFTVRFNKSGVTGQDKLSFSVLKENHLIQIPINDEYWGGAIITKGSIKIPVINTAQPRVYQYFVAWHEIYHLFYDLSLRDETHNIAVDMDLNERRADYFAAKMIFGNVYDYYYSLDDEDFIDRVIKCMDVYKAPYKAVLIELFEEAVTKYNDLDLKEKILEHFDNKPENLVQKFIDLELDAELVKPSYVVSLGRLEKKIQSVMKENPDVSHHKDNYQFLLTLKNKIKKGVEGLVK, encoded by the coding sequence ATGTCGGAATTAATAACGAGTAAGAACCTTGAGCAGGTTATTGAAAAAAATAAACTTATTAAAGATGATATATTAAGATTAACAAATGATTTTACAGTCAGGTTTAATAAGTCGGGAGTAACGGGGCAGGATAAACTGTCTTTTTCGGTATTAAAAGAGAATCATTTAATCCAGATTCCTATAAATGATGAATACTGGGGCGGGGCTATTATTACAAAGGGAAGTATTAAAATACCAGTTATCAATACAGCCCAGCCCCGTGTCTATCAATATTTTGTGGCATGGCATGAAATATATCATTTGTTCTATGACCTCAGTTTAAGGGATGAGACCCATAATATTGCTGTTGATATGGATTTAAATGAGAGAAGAGCAGACTATTTTGCTGCAAAAATGATTTTTGGCAATGTGTACGACTACTACTATTCATTAGATGATGAAGATTTTATCGACAGAGTCATAAAATGCATGGATGTATATAAGGCACCATATAAGGCAGTACTGATAGAACTATTTGAAGAAGCCGTTACAAAATATAATGATTTGGATTTAAAAGAAAAAATTCTTGAGCATTTTGATAATAAACCTGAGAACTTAGTGCAAAAATTTATAGATTTGGAATTGGATGCAGAGTTAGTGAAACCCTCATATGTTGTAAGTTTAGGTAGGTTGGAGAAGAAAATACAAAGTGTTATGAAAGAAAACCCAGATGTCTCCCATCATAAAGATAATTATCAGTTTCTGCTCACGCTAAAGAATAAAATTAAAAAAGGAGTGGAGGGGCTTGTCAAATGA
- a CDS encoding IS256 family transposase, whose protein sequence is MNLLELPDIDLNKELSKCKNMEDLVGKNGLMQRLFGGIIQQFLEAEMEEHLSRKKYERQEDVDKNYRNGYSSKNIKTSFGEVAVDVPRDRKAEFEPKIVRKYETVCNELDKKVIGLYARGMSVDDIKSEIDELYGVDISPAMISKITDKVMDTVVAWQNRALDPLYPIVYMDAVHFKVREDHRIITKAAYVCMALDLKGRKDILGIWIGEHEGAKFWLSVCNDLKNRGVQDIFIACMDGLKGLPDAIKAVFPVVNIQNCIVHQIRNSIKYIPSKDMNAFLKDLKTVYQAVNESMAVQSLQVLEEKWGDKYPIVIQSWKNNWENLSTYFDFPPEIRKIIYTTNALEGFNRQLRKFTKIRTVFPTDDSLIKALYLATEQIMLKWTAPIQNWASTLAQLSIRFDERLEQYL, encoded by the coding sequence ATGAACCTATTAGAATTACCAGATATAGATTTGAATAAGGAATTGAGTAAATGTAAGAACATGGAGGACCTTGTTGGCAAGAATGGATTAATGCAGAGATTGTTTGGAGGGATAATACAGCAGTTTCTAGAGGCAGAGATGGAGGAACACCTTAGCCGAAAAAAGTATGAGAGACAAGAGGATGTTGATAAAAATTATAGGAATGGGTATAGTTCAAAGAATATAAAAACTAGCTTTGGAGAAGTTGCAGTAGATGTTCCAAGAGACAGAAAAGCAGAATTTGAGCCAAAGATAGTCAGAAAATATGAAACTGTGTGCAATGAGCTTGATAAGAAGGTTATAGGCCTTTATGCTAGAGGTATGTCTGTGGATGACATTAAATCAGAAATAGATGAACTGTACGGGGTAGATATTTCCCCAGCAATGATTTCTAAGATCACTGATAAAGTAATGGATACAGTTGTTGCCTGGCAGAACAGGGCCCTAGATCCGCTGTATCCCATAGTATACATGGATGCTGTTCATTTTAAAGTAAGGGAGGATCATAGAATAATTACTAAAGCAGCCTATGTTTGTATGGCCCTAGATTTGAAGGGCCGTAAGGACATTCTTGGAATATGGATTGGTGAACACGAGGGAGCAAAATTCTGGTTATCAGTTTGTAATGACTTGAAAAACAGAGGGGTTCAGGATATATTCATAGCCTGTATGGATGGTCTTAAAGGGCTTCCAGATGCAATTAAAGCTGTTTTCCCAGTAGTTAATATTCAGAACTGCATAGTACATCAGATAAGAAACTCTATAAAGTATATCCCCTCAAAGGATATGAACGCCTTTTTGAAGGATTTAAAGACTGTGTACCAAGCCGTAAATGAGTCAATGGCAGTTCAGTCATTGCAAGTGCTAGAGGAAAAGTGGGGAGATAAGTATCCAATAGTTATACAATCATGGAAAAACAATTGGGAGAACTTGTCTACTTACTTTGATTTTCCACCGGAAATACGAAAGATAATCTATACGACCAATGCATTGGAAGGTTTTAATAGACAACTTAGAAAGTTTACAAAGATTCGGACAGTATTTCCTACTGATGATTCTCTTATAAAGGCTCTATATCTTGCCACGGAGCAGATAATGCTTAAATGGACCGCACCTATCCAGAATTGGGCCAGCACACTGGCACAACTTAGTATACGGTTTGATGAAAGGCTTGAACAATATCTGTAA
- a CDS encoding ABC transporter permease, translated as MKTLSRKDRKFTWKNIKEQKYLIAMSIPFVIWVIIFRYVPLTGWLMAFQDFKFKTGKGWFATLLDQQWVGLKHFITLFKEPQFYQAMENTLGMSILGIIFGFIFSISFALLINELKTLKFKRLVQTISYLPHFVSWVVVAGLVNSMLAPAGAVNELLMALNIIKEPIHFMTKPNMFWGVVIGSDLWKETGWNAIIYLAAITGIDPEMYEAAKVDGANRFKQMIHITLPGIRSTVIVLLIMSIGNLINIGFEKQMLLGNNVVQQKALVLDKYALDYGIGMFRYSYGTAIGIFKSVVGIILVFGANFIAKKTGEGGIV; from the coding sequence ATGAAAACGCTGTCTAGAAAAGACAGAAAGTTTACATGGAAGAATATAAAGGAACAGAAGTATTTAATAGCTATGTCCATCCCATTTGTAATATGGGTAATTATATTTAGATATGTACCACTTACAGGATGGTTGATGGCCTTCCAGGACTTCAAGTTTAAGACTGGAAAGGGGTGGTTTGCCACACTGCTTGATCAGCAGTGGGTAGGACTAAAGCACTTTATAACATTGTTCAAAGAACCGCAGTTTTATCAAGCTATGGAAAATACTTTAGGAATGAGTATTCTGGGAATAATTTTCGGCTTTATATTTTCTATCAGCTTTGCACTTCTTATAAATGAACTGAAGACTTTAAAGTTTAAAAGGTTGGTACAAACTATATCATATTTGCCTCACTTTGTATCCTGGGTGGTTGTAGCCGGTTTGGTAAATAGCATGCTGGCACCGGCAGGAGCTGTAAATGAACTGCTAATGGCATTAAACATAATAAAGGAGCCAATACATTTTATGACGAAACCAAATATGTTCTGGGGAGTTGTAATTGGTTCCGATCTCTGGAAGGAGACAGGCTGGAATGCTATTATCTATCTTGCAGCTATAACAGGAATTGATCCGGAGATGTACGAAGCAGCCAAGGTAGATGGTGCTAACAGATTTAAACAGATGATTCACATAACTCTACCGGGAATAAGATCAACTGTAATCGTGCTTTTAATTATGAGCATAGGTAATCTTATAAATATCGGTTTTGAAAAGCAGATGCTGCTTGGTAACAACGTAGTACAGCAGAAGGCTTTAGTATTAGACAAATATGCCTTGGATTACGGTATAGGGATGTTCAGATATTCTTACGGTACTGCAATAGGTATCTTTAAATCCGTAGTTGGAATAATCCTTGTCTTTGGTGCTAATTTCATAGCAAAGAAAACCGGTGAAGGCGGAATCGTATGA
- a CDS encoding helix-turn-helix domain-containing protein has protein sequence MSIELLFENRKLIGENILNIIKDNGYTKSSFSRLTNISRPTLDKLIKGEVDSLATFKTHIQKILDSQDMDEEQLLNYVPKYKTKKELVFALSDNAPENHALKPNAQEMFGILEDIVHMCELYYN, from the coding sequence ATGAGCATTGAATTATTGTTTGAAAATAGAAAACTAATTGGCGAAAATATATTAAATATCATTAAAGACAATGGATATACAAAGTCTTCCTTTTCAAGGCTTACTAATATTTCACGGCCTACTTTAGATAAATTAATCAAAGGAGAAGTCGACAGCCTTGCTACATTCAAAACCCATATTCAAAAGATTTTAGACAGCCAGGACATGGATGAAGAACAACTACTAAACTATGTTCCAAAGTACAAGACAAAAAAGGAACTTGTTTTTGCGCTGTCTGACAATGCTCCAGAGAATCATGCCCTTAAACCTAATGCTCAAGAGATGTTTGGTATTTTAGAGGATATAGTTCATATGTGCGAACTATATTACAATTAA
- a CDS encoding DUF1848 domain-containing protein: MLEIISCSRRTDIPAFYYDWLQESLKNKYVMVKNPYNKSTYMVDLSPERVHSICLWSKSLANVLKNPGYLSLYNLYFQFTITGYSKFLEPNVVDTNEAVRQMEQLAQKYSPNQINWRFDPIILSIKGEKSPTPDNFEIARLKVFEALCRDISSFGVNRCTISFLCLYKKVEQRMKASKFTYLIPSQQQQIEFVSELVEIADKYGVTIYTCTSPIIEGVPGVNKGHCIDGAYLEELFGKRASHTKDKGQRKECGCTRSRDIGAYSGQSCGHGCLYCYAR, from the coding sequence ATGCTTGAGATAATAAGTTGCAGCAGAAGAACGGATATTCCCGCGTTTTATTATGATTGGCTTCAGGAAAGTCTGAAAAATAAATATGTAATGGTAAAAAATCCTTACAATAAGTCAACATATATGGTGGATTTATCTCCTGAAAGGGTGCACTCAATTTGCCTTTGGTCAAAGTCGTTAGCCAATGTACTTAAAAACCCTGGATATTTGTCGCTGTATAATCTGTACTTTCAGTTTACAATCACAGGCTACTCTAAATTCCTGGAGCCAAATGTTGTTGATACAAATGAGGCAGTCAGGCAGATGGAACAACTGGCTCAAAAGTACTCACCTAATCAAATAAACTGGAGATTTGACCCTATTATTCTTAGTATTAAAGGAGAGAAAAGCCCAACACCAGATAACTTTGAAATAGCAAGGCTGAAGGTGTTTGAGGCTTTATGCAGGGATATTTCTTCCTTTGGGGTAAATCGGTGTACCATAAGTTTTCTTTGCCTGTATAAAAAAGTGGAACAAAGAATGAAAGCATCGAAGTTTACCTATTTGATTCCTTCACAGCAACAGCAGATTGAATTTGTAAGCGAATTAGTGGAGATTGCAGATAAATATGGGGTTACAATTTATACATGCACCAGCCCCATTATTGAAGGAGTACCTGGAGTGAACAAGGGCCATTGTATAGACGGGGCCTATCTTGAAGAATTGTTTGGTAAAAGAGCGTCCCATACGAAAGATAAAGGGCAAAGAAAAGAATGCGGATGTACCAGGTCAAGAGATATTGGAGCATATAGTGGGCAGAGTTGTGGGCATGGGTGCCTTTATTGCTATGCGAGATAA
- a CDS encoding carbohydrate ABC transporter permease codes for MSSRRKKIGIFDMVLYIIMILVVIVTLYPFLNVLAVSLNDALDTVKGGIHIIPRKFTLANYKEIFQSNNNLVNAFIMSVLRTVAGTVAGVLCSTMLAYTLSRKDYILNKFVAVIFILTMYIGGGLIPEYLLIRNLGLINKFAVYIIPGLISTFNVIIIRSFIDNLPMALQESAKIDGANDFVIFYKIIFPLCLPVIATVSLFIAVGQWNSWYDTYLYARSNQGLSTLQYELMKILDNAAASAKPPDPNNPLPQVNTNPESIKMAITMITTVPILLVYPFVQKYFVSGMTLGAVKS; via the coding sequence ATGAGTTCAAGACGTAAAAAAATTGGTATATTCGATATGGTTTTATATATAATAATGATTCTTGTGGTAATTGTTACGCTTTATCCCTTTCTGAATGTGTTGGCTGTATCCCTTAATGATGCCTTGGATACTGTAAAGGGTGGAATCCATATTATACCTAGAAAATTTACACTAGCAAACTATAAGGAGATATTTCAGTCAAACAACAACTTAGTGAATGCTTTCATTATGTCCGTCCTGAGGACAGTAGCAGGTACCGTAGCGGGAGTGCTATGCAGTACAATGTTAGCTTATACTTTAAGCAGAAAAGATTATATATTAAACAAGTTTGTTGCAGTAATTTTTATATTGACAATGTACATTGGTGGAGGTCTGATTCCTGAATATTTGCTCATAAGGAATCTGGGTTTGATTAACAAGTTCGCGGTCTACATTATTCCGGGACTTATATCAACCTTTAATGTAATAATTATCAGGTCTTTCATTGATAATCTGCCCATGGCCTTACAGGAATCTGCTAAGATAGATGGAGCAAATGACTTTGTTATATTCTACAAAATAATTTTCCCATTATGTCTTCCGGTTATCGCTACAGTTTCATTGTTTATAGCAGTCGGACAGTGGAACAGCTGGTATGACACCTATTTGTATGCCAGGTCCAATCAGGGCTTAAGCACGCTGCAGTATGAGCTCATGAAAATACTGGATAATGCAGCGGCAAGTGCTAAGCCGCCGGATCCAAATAATCCGTTGCCTCAGGTAAACACAAATCCTGAATCCATCAAAATGGCTATTACTATGATAACTACTGTGCCTATATTACTAGTTTATCCTTTCGTGCAAAAGTATTTTGTTTCAGGAATGACTTTAGGTGCAGTTAAGAGCTAA
- a CDS encoding ABC transporter substrate-binding protein, whose translation MKKRKILSFLLSVAMISALAAGCKSKEETKQPDAETPKQEEPAKQEMDKTPVTLTFFNADLNFDVDFTDDIAKKITELTGVTLKITHPVGGDTNAIPLMIASGEYPDLIYAKGDTSKLVDADAIMDLRPWIEEKGENLKKLYGDYLERLSYSPDNNAIYTVGTNGVSTATWNPSGTFQLQHAVLKELGYPEIKNIYDLENAIREYKKKYPTIDGQETIGLSLMASDWRWYITLANPAGFALGIPDDGQWAIDDEKQEAKYKFTVEGMKEYYKWLNKMNAEGLLDPESFTHKYDAYIAKLSSGRVLGLADANWDYQDAVKSLVSAGKPERTWAPLAVVVDETKYKDPSLKNYGYSGGWGIAVAKNSPNAERALQFLDWMASDEAQVLLNWGIEGVHYKVENGKRVVLPEIQKQKNTDKDFSKKTGVGLYTYPFPMRGDGAKDSTGNYYTANSEEIYIANYNEAEKETLKAYGKRIWSDFFPQPEELGVSKHGQAWQFNIPSDSDLAIIQKKADDYMQNALAQLVLGKPENFDAAWDKIQQDLKNMDIEKANADMTELTKERIEFWNK comes from the coding sequence ATGAAAAAAAGAAAAATTTTAAGTTTCTTATTGTCAGTTGCAATGATTTCTGCATTGGCTGCCGGCTGTAAGTCAAAAGAAGAAACAAAACAACCTGATGCAGAAACACCAAAACAGGAGGAACCGGCAAAACAGGAAATGGATAAAACACCTGTGACCCTTACCTTCTTCAATGCCGATTTAAACTTTGACGTAGATTTCACTGACGACATAGCTAAAAAAATAACTGAACTCACAGGCGTAACTTTAAAAATAACCCACCCGGTTGGTGGAGATACAAATGCAATCCCACTGATGATTGCAAGCGGTGAGTATCCAGATCTTATCTATGCAAAAGGTGATACAAGCAAGCTTGTAGATGCTGATGCAATAATGGACTTAAGACCATGGATCGAAGAAAAGGGAGAAAATCTTAAAAAATTATATGGAGACTACTTAGAAAGATTAAGCTACAGCCCAGACAATAATGCTATATATACTGTAGGTACAAATGGTGTAAGCACAGCAACTTGGAATCCAAGTGGTACATTTCAGTTACAGCATGCGGTTCTTAAGGAGTTAGGGTACCCAGAAATTAAAAATATATATGATTTGGAAAATGCTATAAGGGAATACAAAAAGAAATACCCAACCATAGATGGCCAAGAAACAATAGGTTTATCACTAATGGCCAGTGACTGGAGATGGTATATAACTCTTGCAAACCCGGCAGGCTTTGCCCTTGGTATACCAGATGACGGACAATGGGCTATAGACGATGAGAAACAGGAAGCAAAATATAAGTTTACTGTTGAGGGAATGAAAGAATACTATAAGTGGTTAAATAAAATGAATGCTGAAGGATTATTAGATCCAGAATCCTTTACTCATAAGTATGATGCATATATTGCTAAGCTTTCTTCAGGAAGAGTTTTAGGCTTAGCTGATGCTAACTGGGATTATCAAGATGCAGTAAAATCCCTGGTTTCAGCTGGAAAGCCTGAAAGAACCTGGGCACCACTGGCTGTGGTTGTTGATGAGACAAAGTATAAAGACCCATCCTTAAAAAATTATGGTTACTCCGGTGGTTGGGGAATAGCAGTGGCCAAGAATAGCCCAAATGCTGAAAGAGCATTACAGTTCTTAGATTGGATGGCCTCAGATGAAGCACAGGTATTGCTTAACTGGGGTATAGAAGGTGTACATTACAAAGTAGAAAATGGTAAGAGAGTTGTTCTTCCAGAAATACAAAAACAAAAGAATACTGACAAAGACTTTAGTAAAAAGACAGGCGTTGGCCTTTACACTTACCCCTTCCCTATGAGAGGAGACGGAGCTAAAGATTCAACTGGTAACTATTATACTGCTAACAGCGAAGAAATCTATATTGCTAACTACAATGAAGCTGAAAAAGAGACTTTAAAGGCATACGGCAAGAGAATCTGGTCAGACTTCTTCCCACAACCTGAAGAATTAGGTGTTTCTAAACATGGTCAGGCATGGCAGTTCAATATACCAAGTGACAGTGATTTAGCTATAATCCAGAAAAAAGCTGATGATTACATGCAGAATGCCCTAGCTCAGCTTGTACTAGGAAAACCGGAAAACTTTGATGCTGCTTGGGATAAGATACAGCAAGACTTAAAGAACATGGACATAGAAAAGGCTAATGCAGACATGACAGAGTTAACAAAGGAAAGAATTGAGTTCTGGAACAAGTAA
- a CDS encoding IS91 family transposase, whose amino-acid sequence MNKITIEMILEHKWYEFKDKLSYRLPKDMREHIFNVVEKSLHCGEINKGYAEYMCFNCGESIKVGFTCKSKFCVKCGRLYTLKWVEKQQENMLNVVHRHSVFTIPEELRNYFYKRREMLKDLMDGVYQVIDYWYKKHKGKSYEVGVIAVIHTFGRDLKWNPHVHALVTEGAINNKYSWWKPVEYIPYEYLRKSWQKIVLDIIKKYFKDYKTRKLISTLYRVYKDGFYVNADRALTDMKKATKYIGRYLARAAIAEYRIESYDGENVTFWCEDHDTGEHIKVTLDVLTFIGKLVQQIHKKGFKCVRRYGLYSRKKNALAKEIIHLYKFVKQLKISDILNRKRNKKKRGGSRE is encoded by the coding sequence ATGAATAAGATAACCATAGAAATGATTCTGGAACATAAATGGTATGAATTCAAAGATAAGTTATCATATAGATTGCCTAAAGATATGCGAGAGCATATCTTTAATGTCGTTGAAAAATCTCTTCATTGTGGAGAAATTAATAAAGGTTACGCTGAGTACATGTGTTTCAATTGTGGAGAGAGTATTAAAGTAGGGTTCACTTGTAAAAGTAAGTTCTGTGTGAAATGTGGAAGGCTATACACGCTGAAATGGGTAGAAAAGCAGCAAGAGAATATGCTAAATGTAGTACATAGACATAGCGTATTTACTATACCTGAGGAACTTAGAAATTATTTTTATAAAAGAAGAGAGATGCTTAAAGACCTGATGGACGGAGTCTATCAAGTAATTGACTATTGGTACAAAAAACATAAGGGCAAGAGTTATGAGGTGGGTGTAATAGCGGTAATTCATACTTTTGGACGAGACTTAAAATGGAATCCTCATGTGCATGCACTTGTTACGGAAGGGGCTATTAACAATAAATATAGCTGGTGGAAGCCGGTAGAATATATACCATATGAATACCTAAGGAAGTCTTGGCAAAAAATTGTTTTAGATATCATAAAGAAATATTTTAAGGATTATAAAACTAGAAAATTAATTAGTACCTTGTACAGGGTATATAAAGATGGTTTTTATGTTAATGCAGACAGAGCCCTTACAGATATGAAAAAAGCCACTAAATACATAGGGAGATATCTTGCAAGAGCTGCGATAGCAGAGTATAGAATTGAAAGCTATGATGGTGAGAATGTAACCTTTTGGTGCGAAGACCATGATACCGGTGAACATATAAAAGTTACATTGGATGTATTAACGTTCATTGGAAAGCTGGTACAACAAATTCATAAAAAAGGCTTTAAGTGCGTTAGAAGGTATGGTCTATATTCAAGGAAGAAAAATGCTTTGGCTAAAGAAATAATACACTTGTATAAGTTTGTTAAACAGTTAAAGATTTCAGATATTCTAAATAGAAAAAGAAACAAGAAAAAAAGAGGTGGAAGCAGAGAATAA